In one window of Meiothermus sp. DNA:
- a CDS encoding glutamine--tRNA ligase/YqeY domain fusion protein has protein sequence MSTVMNKPRLVTPNFITEIIDEDLRAGRYSRIVTRFPPEPNGYAHLGHAIASYIDFGIAHDYGGECRLRMDDTNPEAERAEYAEALIADMRWLGWDWGPAVSYASNYFEALYQMAEKLIQKGLAYVDSVPPEEMARLRGTVDKPGTPSPYRDRSVAENLELFRRMRAGEFHNGEHVLRAKIDLSSPNMKLRDPVLYRIVHAEHYRTGKAWCIYPSYDFAQATTDALDGVTHSLCSLEFVDNRAIYDWLMDHLWGEPPLHQTPRPHQYEFGRRSLEYTVVSKRKLRKLVEGGYVRGWDDPRMPTLAGQRRRGVRPEAIRRFAGQVGISRTNRTVDIALLEGAIRDDLNTTAPRVMAVLRPLKVVLTNLAEPRTIALPYWPQDVIQESPDGLVPLPDGRRVLPAEAMRTVTLTPELFIEQDDFAITPPKGFKRLTPGGTVRLKMAGVIRCDRYQTDGAGQVTELLCTLLPEEAKAAGVIHWVSALDAVPAEFRLYDRLFTVPHPEAEAKELEDETETPEDHDFLRFVNPKSLEVVQGYIERSVLREPRDTRYQLERNGYFWQDPIDSKPGALVFNRIVTLKDTWGQSTRQTEEPRVAGSPKASRPKKFESPAPPTPRANLAPEQESMLQSLLAQGIPQAEALVLAREPRLTDFLLLASQSAPISALANWVVNDLAPAIRTGACRVTPAGLVGLVKLLEAGEINTRIAKDVLAEAQESGTDPVEIVRQKGLRQVSDKVALEAIVDRVLAENTDKVAAYRAGKTGLLGFFVGQIMRETQGQANPQLVQELVRQKLV, from the coding sequence ATGAGTACGGTAATGAACAAACCCCGTTTAGTAACCCCCAACTTCATCACCGAGATTATCGATGAAGACTTGCGTGCGGGTCGTTACTCCAGGATCGTCACCCGCTTTCCCCCTGAGCCCAACGGCTACGCCCACCTCGGCCACGCCATTGCCAGCTACATCGACTTTGGCATCGCGCACGACTACGGGGGGGAGTGCCGTTTGCGCATGGACGACACCAACCCCGAGGCCGAGCGGGCCGAGTACGCCGAGGCACTGATCGCCGATATGCGCTGGCTAGGCTGGGACTGGGGGCCTGCGGTCAGCTATGCCTCCAACTACTTTGAAGCCCTCTATCAGATGGCCGAAAAACTCATCCAGAAGGGCTTGGCCTACGTGGACAGCGTCCCGCCCGAGGAGATGGCCCGCCTGCGCGGCACGGTGGATAAACCCGGCACCCCCAGCCCCTACCGTGACCGCAGCGTAGCGGAAAACCTGGAGCTGTTCCGCCGCATGCGGGCGGGGGAGTTCCACAACGGCGAGCACGTGCTTAGGGCCAAGATAGACCTCAGCAGCCCCAACATGAAGCTGCGCGACCCGGTGCTCTACCGGATTGTGCACGCCGAGCATTACCGCACCGGCAAAGCGTGGTGCATCTACCCCTCTTACGACTTCGCCCAGGCCACCACCGATGCCCTGGACGGGGTGACGCATAGCCTGTGCAGCCTCGAGTTCGTGGACAACCGGGCCATCTACGACTGGCTGATGGACCACCTCTGGGGCGAGCCACCCCTCCACCAGACCCCCCGCCCCCATCAGTACGAGTTTGGCCGCCGGAGCCTGGAGTACACCGTGGTCTCCAAGCGCAAGCTTAGGAAGCTGGTCGAAGGGGGTTATGTGCGCGGCTGGGACGACCCCCGGATGCCGACCCTGGCCGGCCAGCGACGGCGTGGGGTGCGGCCCGAGGCCATCCGGCGGTTTGCCGGGCAGGTTGGCATCTCGCGCACCAACCGCACGGTGGACATTGCCCTGCTCGAGGGGGCCATCCGCGACGACCTGAATACCACCGCCCCCCGTGTAATGGCGGTATTGCGGCCCCTCAAGGTGGTGCTTACCAACCTGGCCGAGCCCCGAACCATAGCTCTTCCGTACTGGCCCCAAGACGTCATCCAGGAGTCGCCCGATGGCCTGGTGCCCCTACCCGATGGTCGCCGGGTGCTGCCCGCCGAGGCCATGCGTACCGTGACCCTTACCCCGGAGCTCTTCATCGAGCAAGACGACTTTGCCATTACCCCGCCCAAGGGCTTCAAGCGCCTGACGCCGGGGGGAACCGTGCGGCTCAAGATGGCCGGGGTAATCCGCTGTGACCGCTACCAGACCGACGGGGCAGGTCAGGTTACCGAGCTCCTGTGTACTTTGCTGCCCGAGGAGGCTAAAGCCGCCGGGGTGATTCACTGGGTTAGCGCCCTGGATGCCGTGCCCGCCGAGTTTCGTCTTTATGACCGGCTTTTTACCGTGCCGCACCCCGAGGCCGAAGCCAAGGAGCTCGAGGACGAGACAGAAACCCCCGAAGACCACGACTTCCTGCGCTTTGTCAACCCCAAGAGCCTCGAGGTAGTGCAGGGCTACATCGAGAGAAGCGTGCTGCGAGAACCCCGGGACACTCGCTACCAGCTCGAGCGCAACGGCTACTTCTGGCAAGACCCCATAGACTCCAAACCCGGCGCACTGGTCTTCAACCGCATCGTCACGCTCAAAGATACCTGGGGCCAATCCACCAGGCAGACCGAAGAACCTCGCGTAGCCGGCAGCCCCAAAGCATCCAGACCGAAAAAGTTCGAAAGCCCGGCCCCACCAACACCCAGGGCCAACCTGGCCCCCGAGCAAGAGTCCATGCTGCAAAGCCTCCTGGCCCAGGGCATTCCCCAGGCCGAGGCGCTGGTGCTGGCCCGCGAGCCCAGGCTAACCGACTTCCTGTTGCTAGCTAGCCAGTCGGCGCCCATTTCCGCACTGGCCAACTGGGTGGTCAACGACCTAGCCCCCGCCATCCGCACAGGTGCGTGCAGGGTCACGCCCGCAGGGCTGGTGGGCCTGGTCAAGCTCTTGGAGGCGGGTGAAATTAACACCCGCATCGCCAAGGACGTGCTGGCCGAAGCCCAGGAAAGCGGTACAGACCCTGTTGAGATCGTTCGCCAAAAGGGTCTGCGGCAGGTCAGCGATAAGGTTGCTCTGGAAGCCATCGTGGACCGAGTCCTGGCCGAAAACACCGACAAAGTAGCCGCCTACCGCGCCGGCAAGACCGGCCTGCTGGGCTTTTTTGTGGGCCAGATTATGCGCGAGACCCAGGGGCAGGCCAATCCCCAACTGGTGCAGGAACTGGTAAGGCAAAAGCTGGTCTAA
- a CDS encoding Gfo/Idh/MocA family protein has protein sequence MRIGIVGAGWWAGFAHLPAFRDAGATIAGIYSRTPAHAQKLAEQFGSSAFEHYQDLLAACDGVAISTADHTHAPLGIQALQAGKHLFMDKPLARTLAEGQAILEAARASGRIGLTAFTSRGDLAAEMAQQLVRTGEIGEVLYLRGYFHGGFMGDPGGPTPWRAKAETGGAGGAVADLGAHLFDLVRMVTGLEFTQVMAQGHIHFQRPDPVTNLDEGAVLARLGGVSGAFSLSRVHIGTDQRLELEIQGSKGALKLSPALWGRGSSYTLELAQRPGHYQKVPVDAGFLRGRNLDASWGYFQFVELARRFMEAVAQNQQPIPSLEDGLIAQKVIDAAVQSCQENTWVKV, from the coding sequence ATGCGAATTGGTATCGTAGGTGCAGGCTGGTGGGCCGGTTTTGCCCACCTTCCCGCCTTCAGGGATGCAGGGGCCACCATCGCGGGCATCTATAGCCGTACCCCGGCCCACGCCCAAAAACTGGCCGAGCAGTTCGGCAGCAGCGCCTTTGAACACTATCAAGACCTGCTGGCCGCCTGCGATGGGGTGGCCATCTCCACTGCCGACCATACCCATGCCCCGCTGGGCATCCAGGCTTTACAGGCGGGCAAGCACCTTTTCATGGATAAGCCCCTGGCCCGTACTTTAGCGGAGGGGCAGGCCATTCTGGAGGCTGCCAGGGCCTCTGGGCGCATCGGCCTGACCGCCTTCACCAGCCGGGGCGACCTGGCCGCCGAGATGGCCCAGCAGCTAGTGCGCACCGGCGAGATTGGCGAGGTGCTTTATCTGAGGGGCTACTTCCACGGCGGCTTCATGGGCGACCCAGGGGGCCCCACCCCCTGGCGGGCCAAGGCCGAAACCGGGGGAGCCGGGGGCGCGGTGGCCGACCTGGGGGCCCATCTTTTTGATCTGGTGCGGATGGTGACGGGCCTCGAGTTCACCCAGGTCATGGCCCAGGGGCACATCCACTTCCAGCGGCCCGACCCCGTCACCAACCTGGACGAAGGGGCGGTGCTGGCCCGGCTGGGAGGGGTTAGCGGGGCTTTTTCGCTCTCGAGGGTGCACATTGGGACCGACCAGCGGCTCGAGCTGGAAATCCAGGGCAGCAAGGGTGCCCTTAAGCTCTCGCCCGCCCTGTGGGGCCGGGGCAGCAGCTACACCCTCGAGCTGGCCCAGCGCCCCGGCCACTACCAGAAAGTCCCTGTGGATGCGGGGTTCCTCCGGGGCCGCAATCTGGACGCTTCGTGGGGTTATTTCCAGTTTGTGGAACTGGCCCGGCGCTTCATGGAAGCCGTCGCCCAGAACCAGCAACCCATCCCGAGCCTCGAGGATGGGCTCATCGCCCAAAAGGTGATTGACGCCGCCGTGCAGAGTTGCCAGGAGAACACCTGGGTAAAGGTATAA